The DNA window GTCCGCCGATGTCGCGCGCAAGGTCGCCGACCTCGTCGAAACGCAGGGCACCAACGTGTGGTTCGAGCTTTCCGACGAGGAGCTCGCACAGAAGCTCGGCCTGCCCGCCGGTGTGAAGAAGTGCCGCGACACGCTCGACGTGTGGATCGACTCCGGTTGCTCGCACGTCGCCGTGCTGGAGAAGCACTCCGAGCTGCACGCACCTGCCGATCTCTACCTTGAGGCGACCGACCAGCACCGCGGCTGGTTCCAGAGCTCGCTCATGATGAGCGTGGCCTGGCGCGATGTCGCTCCCTACAAGGCCGTGCTCACCCACGGCTTCGTGGTGGACAAGGACAAGAAGAAGATCTCCAAGTCCGACGCGGCCAAGGCTGGCAAGCCGACCGACGCCGCCTTCTTCTACAACAAGTACGGTGCCGATATCCTGCGCTTGTGGGTTTCCTCCGTCGATTGGCAGAGCGAGGTCCCCTTCAGCGAAGACCTCTTCAAGCAGGTCGCCGAGCCGTATCGCCGCCTTCGGAACACGCTGCGTATCCTGCTGGGGAACCTCGACGGATTCGATCCCGGGATGGATCGCGTCGCGCCGAGCCATCTCCCGCTGCTCGACCAGTGGATCCTCGAAAAGCTCCACGCCGTGGTCGGCGAGTGCCGCAAGGCCTACGAGCAGTATGAATTCCGCAAGGTCTTCAACGCGCTCAATCAATTTTGCTCCGCCGACCTGTCCGCCATCTACATCGATGCGACGAAGGACCGCATGTATTGCGACGCGAAGAACTCCGTCCGCCGCCGCGCGAGCCAGACGGCGATGTACGACATCTTCACCGCACTGGCGAAGCTGCTCGCACCGATCCTCGCCTACACCGCGGACGAGGCATGGGAGCACGCGACCTTCACCGAGGGCAGCGTCCACGAGCAGGATTTCCCGGAGCCCGATGCCGCCTTCGCCTCCGGCGAGGCCACCGCGAAGGTGAACCGCCTGCTGGAGATCAAGCGCACGGTCCAGACCGCCATCGAGGAGCAGATCCAGGCGAAGGCCTTCACGAAGAACAACGAGGCATCGGTGACGTTGGTCGTTCCCGAGGGAGAGGCCGTTTACGATCTCCTGCGCGACCGCCAGTTCTCCACCGAGTTCTTCATCATCGCCGATCTCGACGTGTCCGCCGGCAAGAAGCTCTCGGCGAAGGCCGCGAAGACCGCCTACGGCATGTGCCCGCGCTGCCGCCGCTACGAGCCGCTCGGCGCGTCCGGCCTGTGCGCCCGCTGCGAGTCCGTGGTCCAGACCGTTTCCCACGCCTGACGAATGGAGACTCCCGCAGCCAAGAAGGAGTGGAAGCTCCGGTGGATACTCCTCCTGCTGACGTTGCCGCTCTACGTCATCGACCAGTGGACGAAGTTCTGGACCATCCGGACCTTCCCGCCGCCGTGGGAAGACGGGGGCGCGTCACAGATCGTGGTCGTCGAGGGCTTCTTCAACCTGCGGCGCGTCCATAACCAGGGCGTGGCCTTCGGCTTCGGCAATGGCAGCGATTGGGCACCCGTGGTCTTCCTCGTGGTCCCCATCGTCGCCCTCACGCTGATCAGGCTGGGCGTGAAGAAGAAGTTCTTCGTGGGGAACTGGGGACTCGTCGCCGTGGCGCTGCTGCTGTGCGGGATCTTCGGGAATCTCACCGACCGTCTCATCCAGGGCTCGCTGCTGGAGATCATGCAGGGCGCGACCCTCTGGGAGCGCCTGAAGGAAGGCTACGTGGTGGACTTCCTCGACTTCACCATCCCGGTCGTGAACTACCGCTGGCCGTGCTTCAATGTCGCGGACTCCTGCATCTGCATCGCGGCCGGCTTGCTCTTCTTCACCGGGCTGAAGGCTGACCTGGACCAGAAGAAGAAGCCCGCAGCGGACAAGTGACGCGGCGGGCCCGTGGGATTCACGGGCTTTTCACGCGGGCGACGATGAGGCTTCACCGGGTGTGCCGATCCTCCGGGCATGCCTGCCTTGAAGCAGATTCGGATCGCGATCGGCATCGTGATCATGGGGCTCGTCATCAGTGGAGTGACCGCCTTCCCGCTGCTCCACGAGTTGCGCCTGGTCGTCCTCCTTCTCACCGGTGAAGCCCGGCCGGATCCTGCGCTGCACGATGGAATGCTGCACTGGATCCTGAGGGTCCGGGAGGGGCTGGAGGTCACGCACGTGCAGTATCCCTTCCTCGCGTATGGCACCGATTGGCTCGCCTTCGGCCATCTGGTCATCGCGCTCTTCTTCATCCTGCCGTGGCGCGAGCCCGTCCGCTACGCGGGGGTGCTGCACATCGGCGTCATCGCCTCGCTGGGCGTCATCCCGCTCGCCCTGATCTGCGGGCCGATCCGCGGGATTCCGTTCGGTTGGCAGCTCATCGACAGCTCCTTCGGCTTGCTGTGCCTGCCGCCGCTGGTCTTCGCCCTGAGGAAAATCCG is part of the Luteolibacter flavescens genome and encodes:
- a CDS encoding signal peptidase II; translation: METPAAKKEWKLRWILLLLTLPLYVIDQWTKFWTIRTFPPPWEDGGASQIVVVEGFFNLRRVHNQGVAFGFGNGSDWAPVVFLVVPIVALTLIRLGVKKKFFVGNWGLVAVALLLCGIFGNLTDRLIQGSLLEIMQGATLWERLKEGYVVDFLDFTIPVVNYRWPCFNVADSCICIAAGLLFFTGLKADLDQKKKPAADK